Proteins encoded within one genomic window of Fragaria vesca subsp. vesca linkage group LG1, FraVesHawaii_1.0, whole genome shotgun sequence:
- the LOC101298552 gene encoding splicing factor U2af large subunit A-like, whose protein sequence is MQQFGALPVMHLNQQATCHARMVYVGGLPPTANEQSVAKFFSHVMHAIGGNTSGPGDPVVNVNIIHERNFALVEMRSVEEASNAMALDGIVFEGASLRVRRPSDYNPSMAATLGPSQPSPNLNLANVGLIPSSTSTGGLEVPDCILFASGLPYFITEAQIKDLLQSFGPLRCFQLVKDSEKSEGFAFCVYQNASVTNIACEALNGIRMGDMTLTVRRANQGPNQPEPEVDRALLHAQQQILLQRLQLLQLSDHSVATKVVCLTRAFTDEELKDDLMYEYIVKDMKLEALRYGSFRRVIIPRPRADGEPSSGVGKVFMEFADVDGATKAHTEMNAGWTFGGNPVAVFYPEDKFAQGDYDTN, encoded by the coding sequence ATGCAGCAGTTTGGAGCACTTCCGGTTATGCATCTAAATCAACAGGCTACTTGTCATGCCCGGATGGTATATGTTGGAGGGCTTCCCCCTACAGCAAACGAACAGTCAGTTGCTAAATTTTTCAGCCATGTTATGCATGCTATTGGGGGCAACACATCTGGCCCAGGAGATCCTGTTGTTAATGTTAACATCATCCATGAAAGAAATTTTGCCTTGGTGGAGATGAGATCTGTGGAAGAGGCCAGTAATGCAATGGCTTTGGATGGGATTGTTTTCGAGGGTGCCTCTCTTAGGGTTAGGAGACCTAGTGACTACAACCCATCGATGGCTGCCACACTGGGTCCAAGCCAGCCTAGTCCAAATCTCAACTTGGCTAATGTCGGCCTAATACCTAGTTCTACTTCTACCGGTGGGCTTGAAGTCCCTGATTGCATCTTATTTGCTAGTGGTCTACCCTATTTCATTACAGAAGCACAGATCAAGGATTTGCTACAGTCTTTCGGACCGCTACGTTGTTTTCAACTAGTGAAGGATAGTGAAAAATCAGAAGGATTTGCCTTTTGTGTTTACCAAAATGCATCAGTAACCAACATAGCCTGTGAAGCACTGAATGGGATTAGAATGGGAGACATGACCCTCACGGTCAGGCGTGCTAATCAAGGTCCCAACCAGCCAGAACCTGAGGTAGACAGGGCTTTGTTGCATGCACAGCAACAGATTTTATTGCAGAGGTTGCAGTTGTTGCAATTGTCTGATCATTCTGTTGCCACCAAAGTTGTATGCTTGACACGAGCATTTACGGATGAAGAGCTGAAGGATGATCTCATGTACGAGTACATTGTGAAAGATATGAAGCTAGAGGCTCTGAGATATGGTTCTTTCAGGAGGGTCATCATTCCACGTCCACGAGCAGATGGTGAGCCCTCTTCTGGAGTTGGAAAGGTGTTTATGGAGTTTGCCGATGTTGATGGTGCTACAAAAGCCCACACAGAAATGAATGCCGGCTGGACATTTGGAGGGAATCCGGTAGCGGTATTTTATCCCGAGGACAAGTTTGCTCAGGGTGATTATGACACTAACTAG